DNA from Oryzisolibacter sp. LB2S:
GCATGGCCAATGCGACGGTGATCGAGGTTTTGCGCTGAGCCTCGGCACCGCGAGCCACTACCGCCGTCATTCCCGCGCCGCACAGCCACTACCACCGTCATTCCCGCGAAAGCGGGAATCCATGGGGCGGCGCAGAGGCTGGATTCCCGCGTTCGCGGGAATGACGGGGCAGGGCAGCGCATCGCGGCTGCATCAAGAACCAGACACACAAGGAGAACCCATGAAACTGCAACAAGGAATGACCGTCCTCGTCACCGGCGGTGTCTCGGGCCTGGGCGAGGCCACGGCCATTGCCCTGCTCGAGCGCGGCCTGAACGTCGTCGCCGTGGACCTCAACGACGAGCGCGGCCAGGCGATGGAGCAAAGGTATGTGGGCCGCCTGCGCTACGTGAAGGCCGACGTCTCTGATGAGACCCAGATGCAGCAGGCGATCGCAGCGGCAGAAGACATGGGCAATTTCCGCGCCCTGGTGCACTGCGCGGGAATAGGCGGCCCGGTGCGCCTGATCGAAAAGGACGGCAGCCCGGGGTCGCTCGAGAAGTTCGTCAACATCATCCGCGTCAACCAGATCGGCACCTTCAACACGCTGCGCCTGGCGGCCGTGGCCATGGCGAAGAACGAGCCCATAGACGGCGAGCGCGGCGCCTGCGTGCTCACCGCCTCGGTGGCGGGCTACGAGGGGCAGATCGGCCAGATTCCCTATGCCTCGTCCAAGGCCGGCGTGATCGGCATGACCATCGTCGCCGCGCGCGACCTGGCGACCAAGTTCATCCGCGTCTGCACCATCGCGCCGGGCCTGTTCGACACGCCCATCCTGGCCAAGCTGCCCGACGAGATCCGTCAGTCGCTGGCCGCCTCCGTGCCCAACCCGGCGCGCCTGGGCCACCCCAGCGAATACGCGATGACCGCTCTGCACATCCTGGAGAACCCCATGCTCAACGGCGAGACCATCCGCCTCGATGGCGCGATTCGCATGCAGCCGCGCTGACAGGCAGTGAACGGCCGGGGCGCCGGTGCAGCCGAGGCGGACTCGGGAATTGGTTTTGACGACAAGCAACAAGGGGAGACAAACACCATGCCACATCCGTTGACCCGGCGCCGCGCCATCGGCGCACTTGGTGCCCTGGGCGCCATGGGTTCAGGCCTTGGCGGGGGCGCCTGGGCGCAGGACCATGCCACCGCCTACCCGAGCAAGCCAATCCGCCTCGTCGTGCCGTTTCCCGCGGGTGGCGCCACCGATGTGCTGGCGCGGCATGTCGCCAAGGGCCTGCAGCAGAGCTGGGGCCAGCCCGTGGTCGTGGACAACAAGCCTGGCGCGGGCGGCATCCTCGGCACCAAGACCGTCATAGGCTCGGCGCCCGACGGGCATACGCTGCTCGTGCACCTGGCCTCGGTGCTGCAGCAGCCCCACCTGCGCCCGAGCAGGCCGTATTCCATGGCCGATCTGGCGCCCATCACCAGCCTGGTGCGCGGTCAGCTCACGCTGGCGGTGCAGAAGGACCTTGGCGTGAACACGCTCGACGAGTTCATCGCCCTGGTGCGCAAGAACCCCGGCAAGTACAGCCTGGCCAACTATGGTCCGGGCACCACGCCGCATCTGCAGGGCCTGATGTTCGCGCGCCAGGCGGGGCTGGAGATCACGCCCGTGGCCTTCCAGGGCGGCGCGCCGCTGCTGGTGGCGCTCAAGGGCAACCATGTGTCGGCCGGCCTGCTCGACGTGGCGGCGCTGCGGTCGCTGGGTGATGCGGTCCGGCTCGTGGCCACCAGCGGCCGCCAGCGCTGGCCCAGCCTGCCCGATGTGCCGACCTTTGCCGAAAAGGGCTTTCACTCGCTCGACGCCGAGGGCTGGATAGGCCTGTTTGCGCCGGCCGCGACGCCCGAGGCCATTCAGCAAAAGCTCAACCGCGAGGTCGCGCGCATCCTGCGCACGCCCGAGCTGACCTCGGCCATCGAGGCCATCGACATGGTTGCCGTGGGCAACGACCTGCAGGCCTACCGCCGCCAGGTGCAGGCCGACGATGCGCTGTACGCGCGCATCATCCAGGAAACCGGCGTGCGGCTGGACTGAAGGCGCGCCGTGCAGATCTATCTGACCCAGGGCCTGCACCGCGCGCTGCAGCAGCACCCGCATCGCCTGGCCACGCTCTGCGGCGCGCGCCGGCAGGACTGGCGCACGCTGGTCGCGCGCGTGGCGCGTCTGGCGGCCGTGCTGCGCGCGGCGGGCCTGCAGCCGGGCGAGCGCGTGGCCCTGCTCGCGCACAACAGCGACCACAGCGTCGAGGCCTTTCTCGCCACCTGGTGGGCCGGCGCTGTCATCTGCCCGCTCAACACGCGCTGGAGCGGCGCCGAGATGGCGCATGCGCTGCGGGATGTGCAGCCGCGCCTGCTGCTCGCCGATGCGGCCTGCGCCGATGCTGCCGATGAGCTGCTGCGCAATGCCACGCCCGCTCTGCCTTGCATGTTCCTGGGCACGGGCCAGGCGCCCGAGGGCATGCCTGCCACCGAGGCACTGCTGGCTGCCGCCGAGCCGCTGGAGGATGAGCGCCACGGCGGCGACGCGCTGGCCGTCATCCTGTTCACGGGCGGCACCACGGGCTTTCCCAAGGGCGTGATGCTGTCGCACGCCAACCTCTGGTCGGCCACCACGGCGCGGCTGGCGCAGATGGCGGGAACTGGCACATCGTTGCTCGCCACGCCGCTGTTTCACGTGGCTGGTCTGGGGCGGCTGGTGGGGCAGATCGTGCAGGGCAGCAGCTGCGTGATCGAAACCCAGTTCCGCCCCGACCGCGTGCTGGCCGCGATTGCCGAGCATGGGGTCAGCGAGATCATGCTCGTGCCCAGCATGCTGCAGATGCTGCTGGACGCGCCGGACTTCGACGCCGCGCGTCTGGCGTCGCTCAGGCGCATCGTGCATGGCGCGGCGCCCATGCCGCAGGCCCTGCTGCTGCGCGCCATGCAGGCCCTGCCGCAGGTGGAGTTCGCCGCGGCCTACGGCATGACCGAGACCGCCGCCAGCGCCAGCTTGAACGGCCCCTACACCCTGGCCAACCATGGCGCGCATCTGGCGCATTTGACCTCGGTGGGCCGCGCGAGCTGGGGCTGCGAGCTGCGCATCGCCGGACCCGATGGCGCGGCGCTGCCCGTGGGGCAGGTGGGCGAGATCTGCGTGCGCGGCCCGAGCGTGATGCTGGGCTACTGGCGCCAACCCGAGGCCACGGCCCAGGTGCTGCGGGACGGATGGATGCACACCGGCGACGGCGGCTACATGGACGAGGACGGCCATGTGCACCTGGTCGATCGCCTCAAGGACATGATCATCAGCGGCGGCGAGAACGTGTACTCGCTGGAGGTCGAATCCGCGCTCATGCGCCACCCTGCAGTGGCGCTGTGCGCCGTGGTCGGCGTGCCCGACGCGCAATGGGGCGAGGCCGTCCATGCCGCCGTGGTGCTGCGCCCCGAACAAACCGCCACGCCCGAGGCGCTGCGCGCACATGCGCGCGCCCAGCTCGCGGGCTTCAAATGCCCGCGCGTGGTGCATGTGCTCGATGCCCTGCCGCTGTCGCCCACCGGCAAGGTGCTGAAGAACCGCCTGCGCGAGCAGCTGGCCAGCCCCAGCCATTGAACCTAGACACTGCAGTTGACCGCTGACAACCCTTGGGAATGCCGCATGAACTCAGACCTTGCGCCACTTCGGAATGTTCACCTTCTGGGTGAGGGCGCTATGCCCCTGCCAGCACCGCGCTCGGCGCGGCAGGTGGGTTGACGCAAACGATGGGAGCAGACGGATGGATATCACCACGCAGATTGAGGGGCAGACTCAGGCGGCGCTGCCCCACTGGCCCAAGGGCGTGCCGCAGCATCTGCGCGTGCCGCGCGTCACGCTGGACGACTACCTCGAGGTCAATGCCCGCCGCGCGCCGGACAAGCCCGCCATCCTGTTCGGCGGCGCCACCATCAGCTACGCCCAGCTGTGGGCCCAGGTGCAGGCCCTGGCGGGCTATCTGCAGCAGCGCCTGGGCGTGCGGGTGGGCGACCGGGTGCTGCTGCAAAGTCAGAACAGTCCGCAGTTCACCATCGCAAGCTACGCCATCTTCCGCGCCGGGGCCGTGCTGGTGCCGGTGAGCGCAATGACCACCGCGCAGGAGCTGCGCTACTACGCCGCGGACAGCGGCGCGCGCGTGGCCGTCGTGGCCCAGGAGCTGCTCGCGAGCGTCACGCCCTGCATGGACGAGGGCCTGCTCGATGCCGCCATCGTCCACGCCTACAGCGACCTGCTGCCGCCCGAGCCCGAGGCCGGCCTGCCCGCCGTGGTGACCGCGCCGCGTGCGCCGCTGCCCGCGGGCAACTACCACGGCTTTCAGGCCGCGCTCGATGCTGCGCTGGCGCCCGGGCCGCGCAGCGTGGGGCCGGATGACCTGGCCCTGCTGCCCTACACCTCGGGCACCACGGGCCACCCCAAGGGCTGCATGCACACCCATGCAACGGTGCTGGCGCCGCTGGTCGCGGGCCAGATCTGGCGCGGCACCCATGCCGAGATGGTGAGCCTGGCCGTGGCGCCCATGTTCCACATGCTCGGCATGCAGGCCGGCATGAACGCACCCATGTTCACCGGCGCCACCGTGGTGGTGATGGCGCGCTGGGACGCGCTGCAGGCCGCGCGCCTGATCGAGCGCCACCGCGTCAGCGTCTGGTCGGCACCGCCCAGCATGGTCATGGACCTGTTCGCCCAGGCCGACGCGCATCGCGTCGATGTCTCCAGCCTGCTGCTGCTGGGCGGCGGCGGCGCGGCCATGCCCGAGGCCGTGGCGGCCATGCTGGCCGAGCGCTTTGGCCTGGCCTACAACGAGGCCTATGGCCTGACCGAGACCGCCGCGTTTCTGCTGGCCAACCCCGTGCACCATGGCAAGCGCCAATGCCTTGGCATGGCCACGCAGGGCGTGCATGCCATGGTGGTGGACCCCGCGACGCTGCAGGAGCTGCCCCAGGGCGAGGTGGGCGAGCTGCTGGTGAGCGGCCCCCAGGTCATGCGCGGCTACTGGCACAACGACGAGGCCGACCGCGCCGCCTTCGTCGAGCGCCATGGCCGGCGCTACCTGCGCACCGGAGACCTGGCCTGCGTGGACGCCGAGGGCTACTACTTCATGCGCGACCGCTTGAAGCGCATGATCAACAGCAATGGCTACAAGGTCTGGCCCGCCGAGGTGGAGAACATGCTCTACGCCCATCCCGCGATTGCCGAGGCCTGCGTGATCGGCGTGACCGACGCGCGCCGTGGCGAGACCGTCAAGGCCGTGGTCGTGCGCAGGCCCGGCGCCGCCTTGAGCGAGGACGCGCTCATCGAATGGTGCCGCACGCAGATGGCGGCCTACAAGGTGCCGCGCCTGGTGCAATTCGTCGATCGGCTCCCTAAGTCCGCGACCGGCAAAATCCAGTGGCGCCAGCTGCAGGAGGCGGCGCAGAAAGAATCCATCCATGCTTGACACATCCTTCTTCGCGGGCCGCCATGTCTTTGTCGCGGGCGGCACGAGCGGCATCAACCTCGGCATCGCCCAGGGCTTTGCGCGCGCGGGCGCCCATGTCACCGTGATCAGCCGCTCGCCCGACAAGGTGCGCCAGGCGGCCGAGGGGCTCGAGGCCCTGGGCGCGCAGGCGCTGGGCATCAGCGCCGACGTGCGCGATGCGGCGGCGGTGGAGGCCGCGCTGCGCCAGGCGCATGAGCGCTTTGGCGACATCGACGTGCTGATCTCGGGTGCGGCGGGCAACTTCATCGCGCCGGCCAGGGACTTGTCGCCCAACGGCTTCAAGACCGTGGTGGACATAGACCTGAACGGCACGTTCCACGTGCTGCGCCTGGCCTGGCCGCTCTTGAGGAAACCGGGCGCGAGCGTCATCAACATCTCGGCGCCCCAGGGCACCAACCCCATGCTCTACCAGGTGCATGCCTGCGCGGCCAAGGCCGGCATCGACATGATGACGCGCGTGCTGGCCCTGGAATGGGGCGAGGAGGGCGTGCGCGTGAACGCCATCAGCCCCGGCCCCATCGCGGGCACCGAGGGCATGCGCCGGCTCGCGCCTTCGGCCGAGGCTCTGGCCAACGTGGTCGCCAGCGTGCCGCTGCAGCGCATGGGCACGCTCGACGACATCGCCAACATGGCGCTGTTCCTGTCCTCGCCCCAGGCCGGCTACGTGACGGGCGCCGTCATTCCCGTGGATGGGGGCTCGTCCCTGAGCGGCGGGCGCGACATGCGCGCCTCCTACGTCCCGCGCGGTGCGGGCTGAGACAATCGCGGGTTTTCATCGAGGTCCATGTGAATACCGAAGCCGACAGCAAGCTCGTCAGCGCCCTGGTGCGCGGCATCACCATATTGCGCTGCTTCGATCACAAGTGCACGGAGCTGAGCGCGCGCGAGCTCATGGAGCGCACCGGCCTGCCCAAGCCCACGCTGTTTCGCCTGACCGAGACCCTGTGCGAGCTCGGCCTGCTGCGCTACTCGGAGCGACTGTCCAAGTACGTGCCGGGCCTGGGCCTGCTCGAGCTGTCCTCGCCCGTGCTCACGCGCATGGCGCTGCGCCAGTTTGCGCGCCCGCTCATGCAGGCCCTCGCCGACCTGTGCGAGGGCCAGGTCCAGCTGGCCGTGGGCCACAGGCGCGAGCTGTGCCTGGTGGAACTGGCCAACGGCATGGGCAACAACGTCTACCGGCCCGAGGTCGGCGTGCGCATGTCGCTGTCGCGCACGGCCTCGGGCCGCGCCTATCTGATGGCCATGGCCGACGACGAGCGTGCGGCCTACCTGCGCGATCTGCAGGCCAGCGACCCGCAGCGCGCCGACTGGCTCGCGCAGCGCCTGGTGGACGCGCGCGAGGACATGGCGCGCCACGGCTTTTGCCGCAGCCACGGCGACCTGCACAGCGAGATCGAATCCATCGCCATGCCCATGAGCCAGCCGCAGGACGGCGAGCTGTGGATCTTTGCGGCATCGGTGCCGGTGTTCAGCCCGCACCACAGCAAGCTCGAGGCCGACCTGGGGCCGCGCCTGCGCACCCTGGTGCGTTCGGTCGAGAGCGTGCTGGGGCTGTGACGCCCGTGCGCCATGCCGTCATGCCATGCCCACCCACCCGGCGATGACATGCCCGTCCACCCACCCGTCATCCCCGCGAATGCGCCCACCCACTCACCCGACATCCCCACGAACGCCCCCGCCCCCGTCATCCCCGCGAACGCGGGGATCCACCGGCGTGACGGGTCGACGGAAGGTGCAGGACATGGATCCCCGCATGCGCGGGGATGACGGCCGGTTGGCGGCGGGTGTTCTGCCGGGCAGTGGCAGGCAAGAGGGCCGGGGCCAAGAGATGTTGCTGTTGAACAAGGAGACTCCATGAAGGTATTGGACAGCGTACGCGTGCTCGAAATCGGCGGCCTGGGCCCCGGGCCGTTCTGCGCCATGCATCTGGCGGACCTGGGCGCAGACGTGATCTCCGTCGTGCGCCAGGACAAGGGCAACAGTACGACCGGCAGCCTGCTCAACCGCGGCAAGCGCTCGGTGTTTGCCGACCTCAAGACCGATGAGGGGCGGCGCCTGGTGCTGGACCTCGTGCGCGACGCCGACGCGCTCATCGAGGGCATGCGCCCCGGCGTCATGGAGCGCCTGGGCCTGGGGCCCGAGGACTGCCTGGGCGTGAACCCGCGCCTGGTCTATGGCCGCATGACGGGCTGGGGCCAGAGCGGGCCGCTCGCGCCGCGCGCCGGCCATGACACCAACTACGCCGCCGTCTCGGGCGCGCTCTGGGGCTGCGGCCCGGCGGACGCGCGCCCCGTCTCGCCCTTTGCCGTGCTCGGCGACATCGGCGGCGGCGCGCTGTACCTGATGACGGGGCTGCTCTCGGGCATCGTGCAGGCGCGCGCCACGGGCCGCGGCACGGTGGTGGATGCGGCCATCGTCGACGGCGCGGCGCACATGCTGAACCTGATGCTGAGCGCACGCCAGAGCGGCCTGGTGGCCGACGCGCGTGGCCAGAGCGTGCACGACAGCGCGCCCTTCTACGACACCTATGTCTGCGCCGATGGCGGCCATGTCACGGTGGGCGCGCTCGAACCCCAGTTCTACGCCCTGCTGCTGGTCACGCTGGGCCTGGAGGGGGACCCCGCCTTCGCCGGCGCGCAATGGGACAAGGCCGCCTGGCCGGCGCGCCGCGCGCGCCTGGCCGCGCTGTTCCTGAGCCAGCCGCGCGCGCATTGGCAGGCGCTGCTCGAGCCGACCGACGCCTGCTTCGGCGCTGTGCTCAGCCCCGTGGAGGCGGCAAATCATCCGCACATGCGCGCGCGTGGTGTCTACACGGAGCGGGACGGCGTGCTGCAGGCCGCGCCCGCACCACGCTTCGATGGTGCGG
Protein-coding regions in this window:
- a CDS encoding SDR family NAD(P)-dependent oxidoreductase, with product MKLQQGMTVLVTGGVSGLGEATAIALLERGLNVVAVDLNDERGQAMEQRYVGRLRYVKADVSDETQMQQAIAAAEDMGNFRALVHCAGIGGPVRLIEKDGSPGSLEKFVNIIRVNQIGTFNTLRLAAVAMAKNEPIDGERGACVLTASVAGYEGQIGQIPYASSKAGVIGMTIVAARDLATKFIRVCTIAPGLFDTPILAKLPDEIRQSLAASVPNPARLGHPSEYAMTALHILENPMLNGETIRLDGAIRMQPR
- a CDS encoding tripartite tricarboxylate transporter substrate binding protein gives rise to the protein MPHPLTRRRAIGALGALGAMGSGLGGGAWAQDHATAYPSKPIRLVVPFPAGGATDVLARHVAKGLQQSWGQPVVVDNKPGAGGILGTKTVIGSAPDGHTLLVHLASVLQQPHLRPSRPYSMADLAPITSLVRGQLTLAVQKDLGVNTLDEFIALVRKNPGKYSLANYGPGTTPHLQGLMFARQAGLEITPVAFQGGAPLLVALKGNHVSAGLLDVAALRSLGDAVRLVATSGRQRWPSLPDVPTFAEKGFHSLDAEGWIGLFAPAATPEAIQQKLNREVARILRTPELTSAIEAIDMVAVGNDLQAYRRQVQADDALYARIIQETGVRLD
- a CDS encoding long-chain-fatty-acid--CoA ligase → MQIYLTQGLHRALQQHPHRLATLCGARRQDWRTLVARVARLAAVLRAAGLQPGERVALLAHNSDHSVEAFLATWWAGAVICPLNTRWSGAEMAHALRDVQPRLLLADAACADAADELLRNATPALPCMFLGTGQAPEGMPATEALLAAAEPLEDERHGGDALAVILFTGGTTGFPKGVMLSHANLWSATTARLAQMAGTGTSLLATPLFHVAGLGRLVGQIVQGSSCVIETQFRPDRVLAAIAEHGVSEIMLVPSMLQMLLDAPDFDAARLASLRRIVHGAAPMPQALLLRAMQALPQVEFAAAYGMTETAASASLNGPYTLANHGAHLAHLTSVGRASWGCELRIAGPDGAALPVGQVGEICVRGPSVMLGYWRQPEATAQVLRDGWMHTGDGGYMDEDGHVHLVDRLKDMIISGGENVYSLEVESALMRHPAVALCAVVGVPDAQWGEAVHAAVVLRPEQTATPEALRAHARAQLAGFKCPRVVHVLDALPLSPTGKVLKNRLREQLASPSH
- a CDS encoding long-chain-fatty-acid--CoA ligase, with protein sequence MDITTQIEGQTQAALPHWPKGVPQHLRVPRVTLDDYLEVNARRAPDKPAILFGGATISYAQLWAQVQALAGYLQQRLGVRVGDRVLLQSQNSPQFTIASYAIFRAGAVLVPVSAMTTAQELRYYAADSGARVAVVAQELLASVTPCMDEGLLDAAIVHAYSDLLPPEPEAGLPAVVTAPRAPLPAGNYHGFQAALDAALAPGPRSVGPDDLALLPYTSGTTGHPKGCMHTHATVLAPLVAGQIWRGTHAEMVSLAVAPMFHMLGMQAGMNAPMFTGATVVVMARWDALQAARLIERHRVSVWSAPPSMVMDLFAQADAHRVDVSSLLLLGGGGAAMPEAVAAMLAERFGLAYNEAYGLTETAAFLLANPVHHGKRQCLGMATQGVHAMVVDPATLQELPQGEVGELLVSGPQVMRGYWHNDEADRAAFVERHGRRYLRTGDLACVDAEGYYFMRDRLKRMINSNGYKVWPAEVENMLYAHPAIAEACVIGVTDARRGETVKAVVVRRPGAALSEDALIEWCRTQMAAYKVPRLVQFVDRLPKSATGKIQWRQLQEAAQKESIHA
- a CDS encoding SDR family oxidoreductase, translating into MLDTSFFAGRHVFVAGGTSGINLGIAQGFARAGAHVTVISRSPDKVRQAAEGLEALGAQALGISADVRDAAAVEAALRQAHERFGDIDVLISGAAGNFIAPARDLSPNGFKTVVDIDLNGTFHVLRLAWPLLRKPGASVINISAPQGTNPMLYQVHACAAKAGIDMMTRVLALEWGEEGVRVNAISPGPIAGTEGMRRLAPSAEALANVVASVPLQRMGTLDDIANMALFLSSPQAGYVTGAVIPVDGGSSLSGGRDMRASYVPRGAG
- a CDS encoding helix-turn-helix domain-containing protein is translated as MNTEADSKLVSALVRGITILRCFDHKCTELSARELMERTGLPKPTLFRLTETLCELGLLRYSERLSKYVPGLGLLELSSPVLTRMALRQFARPLMQALADLCEGQVQLAVGHRRELCLVELANGMGNNVYRPEVGVRMSLSRTASGRAYLMAMADDERAAYLRDLQASDPQRADWLAQRLVDAREDMARHGFCRSHGDLHSEIESIAMPMSQPQDGELWIFAASVPVFSPHHSKLEADLGPRLRTLVRSVESVLGL
- a CDS encoding CaiB/BaiF CoA-transferase family protein, encoding MKVLDSVRVLEIGGLGPGPFCAMHLADLGADVISVVRQDKGNSTTGSLLNRGKRSVFADLKTDEGRRLVLDLVRDADALIEGMRPGVMERLGLGPEDCLGVNPRLVYGRMTGWGQSGPLAPRAGHDTNYAAVSGALWGCGPADARPVSPFAVLGDIGGGALYLMTGLLSGIVQARATGRGTVVDAAIVDGAAHMLNLMLSARQSGLVADARGQSVHDSAPFYDTYVCADGGHVTVGALEPQFYALLLVTLGLEGDPAFAGAQWDKAAWPARRARLAALFLSQPRAHWQALLEPTDACFGAVLSPVEAANHPHMRARGVYTERDGVLQAAPAPRFDGAAYASGDLCASGAHTQEVLERLQGAGAVWRPRSAP